One window of the Janthinobacterium sp. PAMC25594 genome contains the following:
- a CDS encoding TetR/AcrR family transcriptional regulator translates to MSDPGLSDTLPTDTESDDAAHELSCCGKPAGRPRAADMEARMENLLHTAGCLFLEKGYGKVSLEMIAREAHVAVRTIYVKFGGKSGLFNAVVELRRAAYFSTMPALETDMRPLATILGEFGLLFVQLVTMPAAIRLNRMVVAEAATHPELAETFYKVGPGQTREMLTKFFSRPDIAPLFRAELTPAILALHLLNCLLGDQMSRLLFPPPAQPDVAQLRTKVALSLDLFLRGTLRQQLAA, encoded by the coding sequence ATGTCCGATCCCGGCCTCAGCGATACCTTGCCCACCGATACAGAATCCGACGACGCCGCCCACGAGCTTTCCTGCTGCGGCAAGCCAGCCGGGCGCCCGCGCGCGGCCGACATGGAGGCGCGCATGGAAAACCTGCTGCACACGGCCGGCTGCCTGTTTCTGGAAAAAGGGTATGGGAAGGTGAGCCTGGAAATGATCGCCCGCGAAGCCCATGTGGCCGTGCGCACGATTTATGTGAAGTTTGGCGGCAAGTCGGGCTTGTTCAATGCCGTGGTGGAATTGCGCCGCGCCGCCTACTTCTCGACCATGCCGGCGCTGGAAACGGATATGCGGCCCCTGGCCACCATCCTGGGCGAGTTCGGCCTGCTGTTCGTGCAACTGGTCACCATGCCCGCCGCCATACGCCTGAACCGCATGGTGGTGGCCGAAGCGGCCACGCATCCGGAACTGGCGGAAACGTTTTACAAGGTGGGGCCGGGACAGACGCGCGAGATGCTGACCAAGTTTTTCAGCCGTCCCGACATCGCGCCGCTGTTTCGCGCGGAATTGACGCCCGCCATCCTGGCGCTGCACCTGCTCAATTGCCTGCTCGGAGATCAGATGTCGCGCCTGCTGTTTCCGCCGCCGGCCCAACCCGATGTGGCGCAATTGCGCACCAAGGTGGCGCTCAGCCTGGACCTGTTCTTGCGCGGTACCTTGCGCCAGCAGCTCGCGGCCTGA
- a CDS encoding HlyD family secretion protein, whose translation MSNQPGQAEHKVLSAVPPAAPAAPSTPAASASSAPPNNRVKIIAGLIVLVALGAGARMWYRSHYFVETENAYVSGHVHPVSARISGVVTKVFIDDNQMVKEGDVIAELDPFDQRVKTEQIAAQIASAEQQVLQADAQIAQVQAQASAAQAQVAQADAQLLRAKQDAERYGQLYTSQMKAVSKAELDGANAARSSAVADLAARRDSASAAKAQIGAAQAARDVAKAQVAVLRVQLKDAEQQLQYNRILAPVAGRIGKRNVETGMRVQPGQQLTAIVQDNVWVTANFKETQLADLHRGQSVHVTIDAMPGKKLVGTVDSFAPASGAQFALLPADNATGNFTKIVQRVPVKIVFQPADIKAMNGRLVPGMSVIAEVEVNQPNADQEKDARHAAAPAAPAAQTTAR comes from the coding sequence ATGTCCAACCAGCCAGGCCAAGCAGAGCACAAGGTGCTGAGCGCCGTCCCACCCGCGGCCCCCGCCGCACCTTCCACGCCCGCCGCTTCCGCCAGCTCCGCCCCCCCTAACAACCGCGTGAAAATCATCGCCGGCCTGATCGTCCTCGTCGCGCTGGGCGCCGGCGCGCGCATGTGGTACCGCAGCCACTATTTCGTGGAAACGGAAAACGCCTATGTGTCCGGCCACGTACATCCCGTCTCGGCGCGCATTTCCGGCGTCGTCACCAAGGTCTTCATCGACGACAATCAAATGGTGAAAGAGGGCGACGTGATCGCGGAACTCGATCCGTTCGACCAGCGCGTGAAAACCGAGCAGATCGCCGCGCAGATCGCCAGCGCCGAGCAGCAAGTGCTGCAGGCCGACGCGCAGATCGCGCAAGTGCAGGCGCAAGCGAGCGCCGCCCAGGCGCAAGTGGCGCAAGCCGATGCGCAACTGCTGCGCGCGAAACAGGATGCGGAGCGCTATGGCCAGCTGTACACGAGCCAGATGAAAGCCGTCTCGAAGGCGGAACTGGACGGGGCCAACGCGGCCCGCTCGAGCGCGGTGGCCGACCTGGCCGCCCGCCGCGACAGCGCCTCGGCCGCCAAGGCGCAGATCGGTGCGGCGCAAGCTGCGCGCGACGTGGCCAAGGCGCAAGTGGCCGTGCTGCGCGTGCAATTGAAAGACGCGGAACAGCAGCTGCAATACAACCGCATCCTGGCGCCTGTCGCCGGCCGCATCGGCAAGCGCAACGTGGAAACGGGCATGCGCGTGCAGCCTGGCCAGCAACTGACGGCCATCGTGCAGGACAACGTCTGGGTTACCGCCAACTTCAAGGAAACCCAATTGGCCGACCTGCACCGCGGCCAGAGCGTGCACGTGACGATCGATGCCATGCCGGGCAAGAAACTGGTGGGTACCGTGGATAGTTTCGCGCCTGCCTCGGGCGCGCAATTCGCGCTGCTGCCGGCCGATAACGCCACCGGCAACTTCACCAAGATCGTCCAGCGCGTGCCCGTGAAAATCGTCTTCCAGCCGGCAGACATCAAGGCCATGAATGGCCGCCTGGTGCCGGGCATGTCGGTGATCGCCGAAGTGGAAGTGAACCAGCCCAATGCTGATCAGGAGAAGGACGCGCGCCACGCCGCCGCTCCTGCCGCTCCTGCAGCCCAGACCACCGCCCGCTAA
- a CDS encoding DHA2 family efflux MFS transporter permease subunit yields MGSPSTTPAATPAFPVISEKVSGRTWLAVAAGMLGAFMAVLDIQITNSSLKDILGSLSATQEEGSWISTAYLVAEIIVIPLTALLARVFGLRTYMIGTTAFFLLFSTLCGAAWNLESMIVFRMLQGFTGGALIPMAFTLVMLKLPPSKRAVGMAIFGLTATLAPAMGPTLGGYLSELYGWPSIFYINWVPGVLLIAGMIYGLDKEPMKLAMFWKADWLGIFFMALGLGCLTIFLEEGNSKDWFDSGFIIAFAALALTGILGWVVTSATRAEPFVNLALYGQRNFLVATVLSAVTGMGLYGSAFLLPLFLGQIAGYSPMQIGEVIMWVGLPQLFIMPFVAKLSSVVDNRILCSFGLLLFGGSCMMNAYMDASTGYDQLLWSQVVRALGQPFVMLTLSNFAMKGIAPKDMPSASSLFNMTRNLGGSIGIALLATALSTREHFHSQRLGEAINAYSSATQLRIDQLTSSFMAKGYDAVTAGNQALQAIDGIVRREAYVMAYNDGFFLIGAILLACIVPLWLADKLKAPGGGGGGH; encoded by the coding sequence ATGGGCAGCCCTTCCACCACACCGGCGGCAACGCCGGCGTTTCCCGTGATTAGCGAGAAAGTCTCCGGGCGCACCTGGCTGGCGGTCGCCGCCGGCATGCTGGGCGCCTTCATGGCGGTGCTCGACATCCAGATCACCAACTCCTCGCTCAAGGATATCCTTGGCTCGCTGTCGGCCACCCAGGAAGAGGGCTCGTGGATTTCCACGGCCTACCTGGTGGCTGAAATTATCGTCATCCCGCTCACCGCGCTGCTGGCGCGCGTGTTCGGCTTGCGCACCTACATGATAGGCACCACCGCTTTCTTCCTGCTGTTCTCCACCCTGTGCGGGGCGGCCTGGAACCTGGAAAGCATGATCGTCTTCCGCATGCTGCAGGGCTTTACGGGCGGCGCCCTGATCCCCATGGCGTTCACGCTGGTGATGCTCAAGCTGCCGCCGTCGAAGCGCGCCGTCGGCATGGCCATCTTCGGCCTGACAGCGACCTTGGCGCCGGCCATGGGCCCGACCCTGGGCGGCTATCTCTCCGAACTGTATGGCTGGCCCTCGATCTTCTACATCAACTGGGTGCCGGGTGTGCTGCTGATCGCCGGCATGATCTATGGCCTGGACAAGGAGCCGATGAAGCTGGCGATGTTCTGGAAAGCCGACTGGCTGGGCATCTTCTTCATGGCCCTGGGCCTGGGCTGCCTGACCATCTTCCTGGAAGAGGGCAACTCGAAGGACTGGTTCGACTCGGGCTTCATCATCGCCTTTGCCGCGCTGGCCCTGACGGGCATCCTGGGCTGGGTCGTCACCAGCGCCACGCGCGCCGAGCCGTTCGTCAACCTGGCCCTGTACGGCCAGCGCAATTTTTTGGTGGCCACCGTGCTGTCGGCCGTGACGGGCATGGGCCTGTACGGTTCGGCCTTCCTGCTGCCCCTGTTCCTGGGCCAGATCGCGGGCTATTCGCCGATGCAGATCGGTGAAGTCATCATGTGGGTGGGCTTGCCGCAGCTGTTCATCATGCCGTTCGTCGCCAAGCTGTCGTCCGTGGTGGACAACCGCATCCTGTGCTCGTTCGGCCTGCTGCTGTTCGGCGGCTCGTGCATGATGAATGCCTACATGGACGCATCCACCGGCTACGACCAGCTGCTGTGGTCGCAGGTGGTGCGCGCGCTGGGCCAGCCCTTCGTCATGCTGACCCTGTCGAACTTCGCCATGAAGGGCATCGCGCCGAAGGACATGCCGTCCGCATCGAGCCTGTTCAACATGACGCGCAACCTGGGCGGCTCGATCGGCATCGCCCTGCTGGCCACGGCCCTGAGCACCCGCGAACACTTCCATTCGCAGCGCCTGGGCGAAGCGATCAATGCGTATTCGAGCGCCACGCAGCTGCGCATCGACCAGCTGACGTCCTCGTTCATGGCCAAGGGCTATGACGCCGTCACGGCCGGCAACCAGGCCTTGCAGGCGATCGACGGCATCGTGCGCCGCGAAGCGTATGTGATGGCTTACAACGATGGCTTCTTCCTGATCGGCGCCATCCTGCTGGCCTGTATCGTGCCCCTGTGGCTGGCCGACAAACTCAAAGCTCCCGGTGGCGGTGGCGGCGGTCATTGA
- a CDS encoding efflux transporter outer membrane subunit, whose product MQIVLTKIALAASLAVALSACGTVGQNFTAPANVAGTDTFRHGAAAADAAQLPKQWWSIYGDATLNRLEQSALQDNPGVKAAGERLLQALAQSGTARANQGPSVNLSTGISNSRTSANTSQGLALGNRSISGNNFSVGGSLSYEVDLLGRVKRMVEAADSQALAAQADRDGVLLMLSSQVASNYWQLRGLDAEMAILNGALDTRRESAQLVEARFNAGLTNELDLARAKVELSNAQADLHEVKRQRNQLENSLATLTGKPPSALQLPVAAEPSSLPLPPAIPVGLPASLLAHRPDLVSSVANLRAANAQVGVAEGAFYPSLQLTGNFGYASEKLRDLAQGGSRQFSFGPLALSLPIFDGGRNQANLDLSKARYAEAVANHETKLLTALREVEDVLSDVEQRQLQGDAQALSQAAAARAYLVARTRYERGISTYLDVTDAQRSSLTADRAAAQIKTQRLLATVAVARSLGAGWQPDGELAKLASAPAAKAN is encoded by the coding sequence ATGCAAATAGTATTGACGAAAATCGCGCTGGCCGCTTCCCTTGCCGTGGCGCTGTCCGCCTGCGGCACCGTGGGCCAGAATTTCACCGCCCCGGCGAATGTGGCCGGCACCGACACCTTCCGCCACGGCGCGGCGGCGGCGGATGCCGCGCAGCTGCCCAAGCAGTGGTGGAGCATCTACGGCGACGCGACCCTGAACCGCCTGGAGCAAAGCGCGCTGCAGGACAATCCCGGCGTGAAGGCGGCTGGCGAACGCCTGCTGCAGGCGCTGGCGCAAAGCGGCACGGCGCGCGCCAACCAGGGCCCGAGCGTGAACCTCAGCACGGGTATTTCGAACTCGCGCACCTCGGCCAACACTTCGCAGGGCCTGGCCCTGGGCAACCGCTCCATCAGCGGCAATAACTTCTCCGTGGGCGGTTCGCTGTCGTACGAAGTCGACTTGCTGGGCCGTGTCAAACGCATGGTCGAAGCGGCGGATTCGCAGGCGCTGGCGGCGCAGGCCGACCGCGACGGCGTGCTGCTGATGCTGTCGTCGCAGGTGGCCAGCAATTACTGGCAGCTGCGCGGACTCGATGCGGAAATGGCGATACTGAATGGTGCGCTCGATACACGCCGCGAATCGGCGCAGCTGGTCGAGGCGCGCTTCAATGCGGGCCTGACGAATGAGCTGGACCTGGCGCGCGCGAAAGTCGAACTGTCGAACGCGCAGGCCGACCTGCATGAAGTCAAGCGCCAGCGCAACCAGCTGGAAAACAGCCTGGCCACCCTGACGGGCAAGCCGCCGTCGGCGCTGCAATTGCCGGTGGCGGCCGAGCCATCGAGCTTGCCGCTGCCGCCCGCCATTCCCGTCGGCTTGCCGGCCAGCCTGCTGGCGCATCGCCCGGATCTGGTTTCCAGCGTGGCGAACCTGCGCGCGGCGAACGCGCAAGTGGGCGTGGCCGAAGGCGCGTTTTACCCGTCGCTGCAATTGACGGGCAATTTCGGCTACGCCTCGGAAAAACTGCGCGACCTGGCGCAGGGCGGTTCGCGCCAGTTCAGCTTTGGCCCGCTGGCCCTGTCCCTGCCGATCTTCGACGGTGGCCGCAACCAGGCGAATCTGGACCTGTCCAAGGCGCGCTATGCGGAAGCCGTGGCGAACCACGAAACGAAGCTGCTGACGGCCTTGCGCGAAGTGGAAGACGTGCTGTCCGACGTGGAGCAGCGCCAGTTGCAGGGCGATGCCCAGGCCCTGTCGCAGGCCGCCGCGGCGCGCGCCTATCTGGTGGCGCGCACGCGCTACGAGCGCGGCATCTCGACCTATCTCGACGTCACCGATGCCCAGCGCAGTTCGCTGACGGCGGACCGCGCCGCCGCGCAGATCAAGACCCAGCGCCTGCTGGCGACGGTCGCCGTAGCGAGGTCTCTCGGCGCCGGCTGGCAGCCGGACGGCGAGCTGGCCAAGCTGGCCTCGGCGCCCGCCGCAAAGGCCAACTAA
- a CDS encoding LysR family transcriptional regulator: MDKLRSMEIFVAVVDAGSFTAAAEAFQISPVMVGKHIKYLEERLGARLLARTTRRQSLTEIGQQYVEQCRQILASIHAAERGAEAMRTAPRGKLKITAPVSFGSECIAPLLADYLDAYPEVSLELNLNDRTVDLVEEGFDAAIRIGKLEDSAMVARVLRPYAMVICAAPAYLAKHGTPRTPADLAHHECLDFMQWTRHVRWRLARSGDDDGSPVRESRFRSNNGQALRVAALHGFGIVMQAEILMAGDIAAGRLVPLLADYVPAPRPMHLVYARDRQPTPKLTTFIDFLLERYGPAATPPPATLT, translated from the coding sequence ATGGATAAATTGCGCAGCATGGAGATTTTTGTCGCCGTCGTCGATGCGGGCAGTTTCACGGCTGCCGCCGAGGCATTCCAGATTTCGCCCGTGATGGTGGGCAAGCACATCAAATATCTGGAAGAGCGGCTGGGCGCGCGGCTGCTGGCGCGCACCACGCGACGGCAAAGCCTGACGGAAATCGGCCAGCAGTATGTGGAACAGTGCCGCCAGATCCTGGCCAGCATCCATGCGGCGGAACGTGGCGCCGAAGCCATGCGCACGGCGCCGCGCGGCAAGCTGAAAATCACGGCGCCCGTCTCCTTCGGCAGCGAGTGCATCGCGCCGCTGCTGGCCGACTACCTCGATGCGTATCCGGAAGTGAGCCTGGAGCTGAACTTGAACGACAGGACGGTGGACCTGGTGGAGGAAGGATTCGATGCGGCCATCCGCATCGGCAAGCTGGAAGATTCCGCCATGGTGGCACGCGTGCTGCGGCCGTATGCGATGGTGATCTGCGCCGCGCCCGCCTATCTGGCCAAGCACGGCACGCCGCGCACACCGGCCGACCTGGCACACCACGAATGCCTGGACTTCATGCAGTGGACGCGCCACGTGCGCTGGCGCCTGGCCAGGAGCGGCGACGACGATGGCAGCCCCGTGCGCGAAAGCCGCTTCCGCTCGAACAATGGACAGGCGCTGCGCGTGGCGGCCCTGCACGGCTTCGGCATCGTCATGCAGGCGGAGATCCTGATGGCCGGCGATATCGCCGCCGGCAGGCTGGTGCCGCTGCTGGCCGACTACGTGCCGGCGCCGCGCCCCATGCACCTCGTATATGCGCGCGACCGCCAGCCCACGCCGAAGCTGACGACTTTTATCGATTTTCTGCTGGAACGCTACGGGCCGGCGGCGACACCGCCACCGGCCACGCTCACGTAA
- a CDS encoding short chain dehydrogenase encodes MKIVIIGASGTIGTAVTAQLAQRHEIIEVGSRSGTHQADMGDIAQVRALFKRIGKVDAVVVTAGKLHFGPLADFTPEQFQLGLDSKLMGQVNVALVAQEYLNDGGSITLTSGIVAEQPIRFGAAASMTNAAVEGFVRGAAIELARGVRINVVSPTVLAESLDAYGPFFYGFEPAAASRVALAYSRSVEGAQTGQVYKVW; translated from the coding sequence ATGAAAATCGTCATCATCGGCGCCAGCGGCACCATCGGCACAGCCGTCACCGCCCAACTGGCGCAACGCCACGAAATCATCGAAGTGGGTAGCCGCAGCGGCACGCACCAGGCCGACATGGGCGACATCGCGCAAGTGCGCGCCCTGTTCAAGCGCATCGGCAAGGTCGATGCCGTCGTCGTCACGGCCGGCAAACTGCATTTCGGTCCCCTGGCCGACTTCACGCCCGAGCAGTTCCAGCTGGGCCTGGACAGCAAGCTGATGGGCCAGGTCAACGTGGCGCTGGTGGCGCAGGAATACCTGAACGACGGCGGCTCGATCACGCTCACCAGCGGCATCGTGGCCGAGCAGCCGATCCGCTTCGGCGCGGCCGCCAGCATGACGAATGCGGCCGTGGAAGGCTTCGTGCGGGGCGCCGCCATCGAACTGGCGCGCGGCGTGCGCATCAATGTCGTCAGCCCCACGGTGCTGGCAGAGTCGCTGGACGCGTATGGCCCGTTCTTCTACGGCTTCGAGCCGGCCGCCGCCAGCAGAGTGGCGCTGGCCTACAGCCGCAGCGTGGAAGGGGCGCAGACGGGGCAGGTGTACAAGGTCTGGTAG
- a CDS encoding BON domain-containing protein gives MNKMIALMLAASASALLAAAPAYAQDASYKSLTDKATADYKQAKAACDSHSGNAKKVCVEEAKVARTKADSDAVAQYRNTPRELGKARKDVANAEYDLAKAKCGDRTGADKTTCMNDAKAAKTAALADANTGARAGTNVAQNPPATTKENCDAMDATAKAACMTRNAAGSTKVAVEDSVITTKIKADLVKDNDLKALDVHVETVNGVVMLSGFVPSQAQVKKAADLARGVEGVKDVKNGLKVK, from the coding sequence ATGAACAAAATGATCGCACTCATGCTGGCCGCCAGTGCCAGCGCCCTGCTTGCCGCCGCGCCCGCGTATGCGCAGGATGCCTCGTACAAGAGCTTGACGGACAAGGCAACGGCCGACTACAAGCAGGCCAAGGCCGCCTGCGACAGCCACAGCGGCAACGCGAAAAAAGTCTGCGTGGAAGAAGCGAAGGTGGCGCGCACCAAGGCGGACTCGGACGCCGTGGCGCAGTACCGCAACACGCCGCGCGAATTGGGCAAGGCCCGCAAGGATGTCGCCAATGCCGAGTATGACCTGGCCAAGGCCAAGTGCGGCGACCGTACGGGCGCCGACAAAACCACGTGCATGAACGATGCCAAGGCGGCGAAGACGGCCGCGCTGGCCGACGCCAATACGGGCGCCAGGGCCGGCACCAACGTGGCGCAGAATCCGCCCGCCACCACGAAGGAAAACTGCGATGCCATGGATGCGACGGCCAAGGCCGCCTGCATGACGCGCAATGCGGCCGGCAGCACCAAGGTGGCGGTGGAAGACTCCGTCATCACCACCAAGATCAAGGCGGACCTCGTCAAGGACAATGACTTGAAGGCGCTCGACGTGCACGTGGAAACGGTCAACGGCGTCGTCATGCTCAGCGGCTTTGTGCCTTCCCAGGCGCAAGTCAAGAAAGCCGCCGACCTGGCCCGTGGCGTGGAAGGCGTGAAGGACGTGAAGAATGGCTTGAAGGTGAAGTAA
- a CDS encoding MFS transporter, with protein sequence MLSLPFSQWLERRGIHFAWVIVAITFLTALTSSAALGLPGALMQPLSREFGWDAEQISSALAVRFVLFGLMGPFAAILMERFGLRNVICVALGLIACGMLLATRMTQFWHLVALWGILLGLGSGMTALVLSAVVANRWFETHRGLVVGVLTASSATGQLLFLPVGAWLIEHFGWRTAVLPVFAACAIVAVLAFLCMRNRPQDVALRPYGADPATPLMAAPAASMTFATPFLILRSVASNRTFWILFGTFFICGLSTNGLIQTHFISLCSDSGLSAVPAASVLAMMGAFDLFGTILSGWLSDRYDNRKLLFWYYGLRGLSLFWLPYSEFTLYGLSLFAMFYGLDWIATVPPTVKLVGATFGRERAGMVFGWIFAGHQLGAAVAAYGAGRIRTLMLTYNPALFAAGAACLVAALLVLAIARQKAAVAAVQSA encoded by the coding sequence ATGCTTTCTCTTCCCTTTTCGCAATGGCTGGAGCGGCGCGGCATCCATTTCGCCTGGGTCATCGTCGCCATCACTTTCCTCACGGCATTAACATCGTCTGCCGCGCTGGGCTTGCCCGGCGCGCTGATGCAGCCGCTGAGCCGCGAATTCGGCTGGGATGCCGAGCAGATTTCCTCGGCCCTGGCCGTGCGCTTCGTGCTGTTTGGCTTGATGGGGCCGTTTGCCGCCATCCTGATGGAGCGCTTCGGCTTGCGCAATGTCATCTGCGTGGCCCTGGGCCTGATCGCTTGCGGCATGCTGCTGGCGACGCGCATGACGCAGTTCTGGCACCTGGTGGCCCTGTGGGGCATCCTGCTGGGTCTCGGCTCGGGCATGACGGCGCTCGTCTTGAGCGCCGTGGTGGCGAACCGCTGGTTCGAGACGCACCGGGGCCTGGTGGTGGGCGTGCTGACGGCCAGCTCGGCCACGGGCCAGCTGCTGTTCCTGCCCGTGGGCGCCTGGCTGATCGAGCATTTCGGCTGGCGCACGGCCGTCCTGCCCGTGTTTGCCGCCTGCGCCATCGTCGCCGTGCTGGCCTTCCTGTGCATGCGCAACCGTCCGCAGGACGTGGCCTTGCGTCCGTATGGCGCCGACCCGGCCACGCCCCTGATGGCGGCGCCGGCGGCAAGCATGACGTTTGCCACGCCTTTTTTGATCCTGCGCAGCGTGGCTTCCAATCGTACCTTCTGGATACTGTTCGGCACGTTTTTCATCTGCGGCCTCAGCACCAACGGCCTGATCCAGACGCATTTCATCTCGCTGTGCAGCGACTCGGGTCTGTCCGCCGTGCCGGCCGCCTCCGTGCTGGCCATGATGGGCGCCTTCGATCTGTTCGGCACAATCTTGTCCGGCTGGCTGTCGGACCGCTATGACAACCGCAAATTGCTGTTCTGGTACTACGGCTTGCGGGGCTTGTCGCTGTTCTGGCTGCCGTATTCGGAATTCACCTTGTACGGCCTGTCGCTGTTCGCCATGTTCTATGGCCTGGACTGGATCGCCACCGTGCCGCCTACCGTGAAACTGGTGGGCGCCACGTTTGGGCGGGAGCGGGCGGGCATGGTGTTTGGCTGGATCTTCGCCGGCCACCAGCTGGGCGCCGCCGTGGCCGCGTACGGCGCGGGCCGCATCCGCACCCTGATGCTGACCTACAATCCGGCCCTGTTCGCGGCCGGTGCCGCCTGCCTCGTCGCCGCGCTGCTGGTGCTGGCGATCGCCCGCCAGAAGGCTGCCGTGGCTGCCGTCCAGTCCGCATGA